The genomic stretch GATCTGGCCCTTGCTTATACTCCAGGCGTAGCAGAACCCTGCAAAGTTATTGCCGGGGATCCGGAAGCTGCCTACCTATACACAATCAAATCCAACACCATTGCTGTCGTTTCAGATGGAAGCGCTGTTCTTGGACTTGGTAACATCGGACCTCTGGCCGCCATGCCCGTTATGGAAGGAAAAGCGGTGCTCTTTAAGGAGTTTGGGGGAATCAATGCCATCCCGATCTGTCTGGATACCCAGGACACCGAAGAGATCATTAAGACCGTGGTGAATATTGCGCCCGCTTTCGGCGGAATCAATCTGGAGGATATCTCCGCCCCCCGTTGTTTTGAAATCGAAGAACGGTTAAAAGAGCTTCTTGACATCCCCGTATTCCATGATGACCAGCACGGAACAGCAATCGTCGTTCTTGCCGGCATTATAAACGCCTTAAAAGTGACAGGAAAGAAAAAAGAGGAATGCAAAATTGTTGTAAACGGTGCAGGCTCCGCCGGTATCGCCATTACAAAACTCCTTCTGTCCTACGGATTTCTTCATATCACCATGTGTGACCGTGCAGGAATCCTGGCAAAGGGCATGGAAGGCTTAAACTGGATGCAGGAAAAGATGATGGATGTGACAAATCTGGAAGGAATCCATGGTTCTTTGGCAGATGCCATGAAAGGCAGTGATATTTTCGTAGGAGTTTCTGCTCCCGGAATCGTAACGGAAGAAATGGTCGCTTCCATGAATCCTGACGCCATTCTGTTTGCCATGGCAAACCCGGTTCCTGAGATCATGCCTGATCTTGCCAAAGCAGCCGGCGCAAAAGTAGTTGGAACCGGAAGGTCTGATTTCCCCAACCAGGTCAATAATGTAGTTGTGTTCCCCGGCATCTTTAAAGGTGCATTGGAGGGAAGGGCAACTGCTATTACGGAAGATATGAAGCTTGCTGCCGCAACCGCTATTGCCGGCCTTGTAGCACCTTCAGAACTGAACGAAAACAATATCCTGCCCGAGGCCTTTGACCCTCGTGTTGCATCTGTCGTGAGCCAGGCCGTCAAAGAATATATCCGGCAGTAAAAAATATGAAGGATCTGGTTGAAAGCGGCTTTCACAATCCTAGAATTTACGGCGCAGCAAGCGCGACAATGGAGGTATCCCCTTACAGGGATACCAAAATGCCCAAAAAGCGCGGGCAGGAAAGAGGTAACTATGCTGTCAGAACCTATGACCCTGTACAAACTAATGATTTTATACATGCTTAAACAGGTTAATTTCCCCCTGACAAGCGCACAACTGTCAAACTTTTTTCTGGAGCATGAATATACCACATATTTTACGCTCAATCAGGCATTGAATGAACTGCTGGAGGCCAGACTGCTTCATGTGGAAACAAACCATAACAGCAGCCGGTACGAGATCACCAGGGAAGGGGAAGAAACCCTTTCCTTTTTCGGTAGCAAGATTTCACCGGCTATCATCAATGATATGGATGAATATTTAAAAGAGAACAAGTTCCGTCTCCGCAACGAGGTGGGGGTAACCGCTGATTTCTATAAATCCACCAGCCATGACTACATCGTCCACTGTCAGGTCCGGGAAGGAAAAAACTGCCTGATAAACCTGGAACTGTCTGTTCCGGATAAGGACCAGGCGGAAATCATGTGTGACCACTGGAAATCTAAGAGTCAGGAAATATATGCATTTGCCATGAAAGCACTGATGAGCGGCTCTTAACATTTCATCTAACAGAAACATAAGGGGGATTTATTTTGAGTAAAATTCAGACAAAGAAAACATTATTTCCGAAGATAAATGAACAATATCAGTTACATTTGAAACAATTAGAGAAAAAAAAGTTCCATTTCAAGGTAAGGTTAATTTTAACCGTCATCCTGCCCGTTTTTATTTTTGTGGTTTTTATCAAAGCAGCAAATACCTT from Lacrimispora sphenoides JCM 1415 encodes the following:
- a CDS encoding DUF4364 family protein, whose product is MLSEPMTLYKLMILYMLKQVNFPLTSAQLSNFFLEHEYTTYFTLNQALNELLEARLLHVETNHNSSRYEITREGEETLSFFGSKISPAIINDMDEYLKENKFRLRNEVGVTADFYKSTSHDYIVHCQVREGKNCLINLELSVPDKDQAEIMCDHWKSKSQEIYAFAMKALMSGS
- a CDS encoding NAD(P)-dependent malic enzyme, whose product is MTTNEKALLLHEEWKGKLEIISKAKVKSREDLALAYTPGVAEPCKVIAGDPEAAYLYTIKSNTIAVVSDGSAVLGLGNIGPLAAMPVMEGKAVLFKEFGGINAIPICLDTQDTEEIIKTVVNIAPAFGGINLEDISAPRCFEIEERLKELLDIPVFHDDQHGTAIVVLAGIINALKVTGKKKEECKIVVNGAGSAGIAITKLLLSYGFLHITMCDRAGILAKGMEGLNWMQEKMMDVTNLEGIHGSLADAMKGSDIFVGVSAPGIVTEEMVASMNPDAILFAMANPVPEIMPDLAKAAGAKVVGTGRSDFPNQVNNVVVFPGIFKGALEGRATAITEDMKLAAATAIAGLVAPSELNENNILPEAFDPRVASVVSQAVKEYIRQ